The proteins below are encoded in one region of Phyllopteryx taeniolatus isolate TA_2022b chromosome 11, UOR_Ptae_1.2, whole genome shotgun sequence:
- the zc3h15 gene encoding zinc finger CCCH domain-containing protein 15 isoform X1, whose amino-acid sequence MPPKKPAPATGNKKTQEKKKEKIIEDKTFGLKNKKGAKQQKFIKNVTQQVKYGQQNARQVAQAEAEKTNKKVDKKKELDELNELFKPVVIAQKVNKGVDPKSVLCAFYKQGQCTKGDKCKFSHDMSMERKCEKRSVYVDERDEELEKDTMDNWDEKKLEEVVNKKHGEAEKKKAKTQIVCKFFLDAIENNKYGWFWVCPAGGGECMYRHALPPGFVLKKDKKKEEEKDQEISMEELIEGERAALGPSVTRITLETFLAWKKRKRQEKVDKAREEMEKKKADFKAGKSLVVSGREVFEFRPELVDDDDDEADDTQYADKEDEDDQDKMDTTQVQDIDLSRFVPQEVDHTGITVAAMDRFTSRSRSQMKDQDNAELNGACGGSEANGPSGAEEAGGGEDEDDKDVPVDENLFTGEDLEELDEELNTLALDD is encoded by the exons ATGCCTCCGAAGAAGCCGGCTCCGGCCACGGGGAATAAAAAAACgcaagagaagaagaaggaaaagatTATTgag GACAAAACATTTGGCCTGAAGAACAAGAAAGGAGCCAAACAACAGAAGTTCATCAAGAACGTCACACAGCAAGTCAAATATGGACAACAGAACGCCCGACAG GTTGCTCAGGCTGAGGCCGAAAAGACCAATAAGAAGGTAGACAAGAAGAAAGAGTTGGATGAGCTCAACGAGCTCTTTAAGCCCGTCGTCATCGCCCAGAAAGTCAACAAAG GTGTGGACCCCAAGTCGGTGCTGTGCGCCTTCTACAAGCAGGGCCAGTGCACCAAAGGAGACAAGTGCAAGTTCAGCCATGACATGTCCATGGAGAGGAAGTGCGAGAAGAGGAGCGTCTATGTGGACGAAAGGGACGAAGAGCTGGAGAAAG ACACCATGGACAACTGGGACGAGAAGAAGCTGGAGGAGGTGGTCAACAAGAAGCACGGCGAGGCCGAGAAGAAGAAAGCCAAAACTCAGATC GTGTGCAAGTTCTTCTTGGACGCCATCGAGAACAACAAGTACGGCTGGTTCTGGGTCTGCCCAGCAGGGGGCGGCGAGTGCATGTATCGGCATGCCCTGCCGCCAGGCTTTGTGCTGAAGAAGgacaagaagaaggaggaggagaaggaccaAGAGATCTCCATGGAGGAGCTGATCGAGGGCGAG CGTGCGGCGCTCGGTCCCAGCGTGACCCGCATCACCCTGGAGACGTTCCTGGCGTGGAAGAAGAGGAAAAGGCAGGAGAAG GTGGACAAAGCCAGGGAGGAGATGGAGAAGAAGAAGGCCGACTTCAAGGCCGGGAAGTCGCTGGTGGTGAGCGGCCGCGAAGTTTTCGAGTTCCGGCCCGAGCTggtggacgacgacgacgacgaggccGACGACACTCAATACGCCGACAAGGAAGATGAGGACGATCAGGACAAG ATGGACACCACGCAGGTCCAGGACATAGACCTGTCCCGCTTCGTTCCCCAAGAAGTGGACCACACGGGAATCACTGTGGCAGCCATGGACCGCTTCACCTCCAGGAGTAGAAGTCAGATGAAGGACCAGGACAACG CAGAACTCAACGGAGCATGCGGCGGCTCCGAGGCTAACGGGCCGTCGGGGGCCGAGGAGGCCGGAGGAGGGGAAGATGAGGACGACAAAGACGTCCCAGTGGATGAGAACTTGTTCACTGGGGAAGATCTGGAGGAGCTGGACGAGGAGCTCAACACGCTGGCACTGGACGACTGA
- the zc3h15 gene encoding zinc finger CCCH domain-containing protein 15 isoform X2: MPPKKPAPATGNKKTQEKKKEKIIEDKTFGLKNKKGAKQQKFIKNVTQQVKYGQQNARQVAQAEAEKTNKKVDKKKELDELNELFKPVVIAQKVNKGVDPKSVLCAFYKQGQCTKGDKCKFSHDMSMERKCEKRSVYVDERDEELEKDTMDNWDEKKLEEVVNKKHGEAEKKKAKTQIVCKFFLDAIENNKYGWFWVCPAGGGECMYRHALPPGFVLKKDKKKEEEKDQEISMEELIEGERAALGPSVTRITLETFLAWKKRKRQEKVDKAREEMEKKKADFKAGKSLVVSGREVFEFRPELVDDDDDEADDTQYADKEDEDDQDKMDTTQVQDIDLSRFVPQEVDHTGITVAAMDRFTSRSRSQMKDQDNELNGACGGSEANGPSGAEEAGGGEDEDDKDVPVDENLFTGEDLEELDEELNTLALDD; the protein is encoded by the exons ATGCCTCCGAAGAAGCCGGCTCCGGCCACGGGGAATAAAAAAACgcaagagaagaagaaggaaaagatTATTgag GACAAAACATTTGGCCTGAAGAACAAGAAAGGAGCCAAACAACAGAAGTTCATCAAGAACGTCACACAGCAAGTCAAATATGGACAACAGAACGCCCGACAG GTTGCTCAGGCTGAGGCCGAAAAGACCAATAAGAAGGTAGACAAGAAGAAAGAGTTGGATGAGCTCAACGAGCTCTTTAAGCCCGTCGTCATCGCCCAGAAAGTCAACAAAG GTGTGGACCCCAAGTCGGTGCTGTGCGCCTTCTACAAGCAGGGCCAGTGCACCAAAGGAGACAAGTGCAAGTTCAGCCATGACATGTCCATGGAGAGGAAGTGCGAGAAGAGGAGCGTCTATGTGGACGAAAGGGACGAAGAGCTGGAGAAAG ACACCATGGACAACTGGGACGAGAAGAAGCTGGAGGAGGTGGTCAACAAGAAGCACGGCGAGGCCGAGAAGAAGAAAGCCAAAACTCAGATC GTGTGCAAGTTCTTCTTGGACGCCATCGAGAACAACAAGTACGGCTGGTTCTGGGTCTGCCCAGCAGGGGGCGGCGAGTGCATGTATCGGCATGCCCTGCCGCCAGGCTTTGTGCTGAAGAAGgacaagaagaaggaggaggagaaggaccaAGAGATCTCCATGGAGGAGCTGATCGAGGGCGAG CGTGCGGCGCTCGGTCCCAGCGTGACCCGCATCACCCTGGAGACGTTCCTGGCGTGGAAGAAGAGGAAAAGGCAGGAGAAG GTGGACAAAGCCAGGGAGGAGATGGAGAAGAAGAAGGCCGACTTCAAGGCCGGGAAGTCGCTGGTGGTGAGCGGCCGCGAAGTTTTCGAGTTCCGGCCCGAGCTggtggacgacgacgacgacgaggccGACGACACTCAATACGCCGACAAGGAAGATGAGGACGATCAGGACAAG ATGGACACCACGCAGGTCCAGGACATAGACCTGTCCCGCTTCGTTCCCCAAGAAGTGGACCACACGGGAATCACTGTGGCAGCCATGGACCGCTTCACCTCCAGGAGTAGAAGTCAGATGAAGGACCAGGACAACG AACTCAACGGAGCATGCGGCGGCTCCGAGGCTAACGGGCCGTCGGGGGCCGAGGAGGCCGGAGGAGGGGAAGATGAGGACGACAAAGACGTCCCAGTGGATGAGAACTTGTTCACTGGGGAAGATCTGGAGGAGCTGGACGAGGAGCTCAACACGCTGGCACTGGACGACTGA